ATAGAAGACTTTGACGGGTCAATGCTTAAAGTTTTGGAGCTGCTTCAGTCATTTGGCTATTCTTCCAGATATAAACTAAATTGAACAACAACCTTACCCTTCCCCGTCAATCAGTTAGCCATGGATGTCAACTATTCACACTTCCCATGTTAGGTAGAGATAATATCTTTCATAAATCCTGGGGTGCAAATTACATAAACGTTTAAAGCGTGGTTGAAATATAATTTCAGTCCCTTAATTGACAGGACCAAATTAGATCTGACACGTTTGTCAGCTTTACCCATTTCTCTTGCAGGCCACATAAACACAATTACAATGACAATTTTACCCAGATTCCTGTAACTGTTCTGAATGATCCCTGTCTATATtccaaatcatttaaaaaaaaaaagctggatgAAATAATATCCACATTTATCTGGAACAGAAAAACTGCACGGATTCATGACATTTTGCATTCTTTGAAGACATTTCTTCAAAGCTCTAAATTGGCTGGGGGCTTAGCCCTGCCGAATTAGTTACATTATTACTGGTCAGCAAACATTTCTAAGCTGCCTGTCTGGCTTTCTACATTTAGAGATGGTATAGGCCCTGTCTGGTCCATCATTGAAATAAATTCAAGTTTGCTTGCCTCACCCATATCCTTAATGTGCTCCCTCTTACCTGTGAAAGGAAACAATTATCTCAAAAATCCTGTGGTTCAGAACACTCAGAATTTGGTTCCAATGTCAGCACCATTTTGACTTTAAACAAGCTCGCTCCCTTCACTTCAAACCCTTTTGTAACTCCTGCCCTGATGGACCCAGCGTTTAAATGATGTGACAGAAAGGGCATAGTCTTTTTTTAAGGACCTTTTTGTGAATAAGTCATTCATCTCTTTCGatgctttaattaaaaactttGACAATCCTAGATCTAATTTTTTCAGATATTTACAGGATTATAGCTTTATCATAGAACAGTATACAACATTTCACCTCCTCAGACCAAACTTCCCTCTTGAAGAATGTTTATGGTCACCTTAAAGGACAGATTTCAAGAGTATAGAATCTAATCCAGCACATAAATCCTTGGTCAATGGCCAGGACAAAAGATGCCTGGGAGTAAGACCTTATGATGACTATACCCGACAATATCTGGGATTTCATCATTAGACACATTTATTCCTCGTCCATTTACATCCACCAAAAAATAGcatgaaaataaagtgcattAAGTGTTCTTTTGTGTCATTGAACTTGTAGACAACGACTCCAAACACCCCCGCACTGTCTTCTGCTAATCTGCAGAAAGATGCTCTGATGCTTACAGCTCAACTTTCAATCTGCTATGTTACCACTGGAACATTACTGACAAACATTAGCTGGTGCGGGACCTCGCTGACATGGCAAACAGTAAAATATGTGTATGTTGTTTATATACTTTTCAGCATTGCATCTCACTACCTAGCTCTTGCGTAACAATATAGCATCAAGTAAACACTTAACACTTGTCTCAGACTCAAACGACTGCACTGTTGTCTGCTTGGCTGCAGAAAGATGCTCTGACGCTTACCTTTCAATCTGCTAACAGATGTCATAAAAGCATAAGCGACATCACAGTTGTTAGGGGTAGGGTTAACGTTATATTAGTTAGACATATAAATTGGTCGGGCTCTGATCAGAAACTGCTTTCATGCGCTTGTACCCAGTGTGTGCAAGTGATACATGACTCTCAACCGTGGTGGCAAAAATGGAATGACATGTTCACAATTTCTGCAAGGCAAAGTAATTGTAatgaaagctaatgttagcttaacTTAGGTTACAAAGTTAAGTAAGACAGGATAATGAAACTCAGCTGTCTAATTTTCACAATTTCACCACAATGAAGCTTGTTTAAAGTTGGATTTTCAACGGACATTCACTCTGGATCCAGCAGCATCTTCCTACTTAATGATGGTTGTGAGAGGACAGGAAGCTCACCTCCATGCCCTCTTCcttaaaggataactccaccAATTCCACTGGTcgaagtgtgtttacaggtcttgtggagtactGCTTCATATGTGAACAGGgtagtataaaaccttttatggctcctgaggaagctgcaagtaatctgataaactgcctccagtgatgtcactcagtggctaattttttcattgtgggtaatataggcagTATTTTGAAAAGCGTCCACTGCTCTAACATTGTGCTCCTATGACACAGTTGGAGTCATTATGTAcagttataaaaacaaatggataaaatcgatacagcagaaccagagatatcagtTTTTTCTTCCATGCATTCTTCCTTTTaaacctacattacccacaatgcaacttggctACTGACTGACATCACTGCAGGCAATTTagcagattacatgcagcttcctcaagagccacaaaaaggctttatactgtttttttcacatatgcagtagtactccccaacacctAAACACCTAACACCCTAAAAGTTCCCCTAACAGTGTCAATAAATTAGTTTCAATGACACAAACCAATTTTGTTTTGAAGTACATTTGTGCTGAGTTGCCCATAAATTAATACTAAATTGTTCTCATGTAGCACACCTATTGTACATGCTAATGtgtaattcatttattttatataaatattagaaaagtaaataattacttttgttttttttagctttaatgtAATCCAAATCCATGCCAAATCATAGATATAGAACATAAACAATACCAGAATTGTATTACTTCACTGGACAAATTTATTGTGCATACAAACTGTATATATCTACTATATATGGGAAGAAAGATTGGTGACACTACTCACCTGTCACTATTATCACTTTAAGAGAAAAGCATTGTTGTACATGTGAAGAATGTCAGATTGGAGATTGATTACTAATTTTAATTTTGCTCTCCTAAATACGTGTCCCTCAATATTCAGCCCCCTGCACACCCTGATCAAGATTATGCGGGACTGCCCCTGTCATAGGAGATCTTTATATTTAAATggttttactttttacttcttAAACTAGTTTGTGTAAAGTTTACATTCAATGTAGTTTATAATTTGTGGTTCATGGTTCAAGTGAGTACCATCCAGGATGGGTGACTTTCTGCTAATGGCAGGCTGTGCAGTTGGTTTTAGGCCTATCTAATCTAAAGTGGCCTCTTGCCACTTAACCAGCCAATAGCTCCAACCTCGACTCATGGCAGAGCCTTTTTCATGGCCAAGAAGTCATAATGGATCAGGAAACTTATTCACTCAGTATGAAAAATGTACAATTCATAGTCATCATCACGCTACAGACATAAATGTAATCGAGTAACTCTAGACTGTAAACTCTAGAAATAAATGTCCAATTCTAAAGTTGGTTCCAAACTGAGTAGAATTTATTATACTAcacaaaattttaaaaactgttgcttggattttttattttacatacatGGTCTTCTGAAGTGAGTCAGATATTTATTCTACAGCATGTCTCTAAAGCCAGCATTGTCTCGCACCATGCTGCTGTAGACTGATTTGTACACCTTCAAAACATCCAGAGCTGAAGGGCGGAGCTTTGGATCTTCCTTCTTACACTTCTCGTGGATCTGAAAAAGATGGAAATGGACTAAATCCCCTCCAGGTACTCTTCCCATCAAAAACCATGTCAGGTCTGGGATTTTCCAGATGTCTGTCCTCTCATCATATGCAGGCATGAGATCGTCTGAAAAAGGCATCCCTTCATTTCTGAATGGCCACAGCTGCTCTGGGGCTACAAAGTTCCCAGTGAGCTCCCGGTGGCCACATTTCACCAGCAAGCCTCTGGACGGGTCTACCTCAGGTAGCGCATCCACATCGTTCACTACCAGGTGAAAGTCACTCGTCAGTAGAAACTGAGAGAGAGTTTTCTCAAGGCTGTTGGAATCACACATAACCCGCCGCCCAGCTGGGCTGTTATGGAGATAATGGAGGATAGAAACATAATCCATAGCCAGCCTCAGCCGGACCTgccatgtgttgtgttgctggTGCTGCTCTTGTGCAAGAACATTATCCAGGTTAATCAGTGAACCGAGTGGGTGGTGCTCGGTGACCAGGTTGTTGTCTTCAAGACAATAACCCACCAACTGCACCACCTGGGGGCCCTGCAGGGCCACTAACATGGACAATCCATGGAGAAAGTCATCAAGGTAATCCACAGAGGATAGTTTGGACAGAGCCACCTTCTGCCCCTTCCACTCTGCCAGATAGACCTGGGGAAAGAAAAGCGGATGCTGAGGTCAGAAAGTCTGGAGTCAAAGTTACACACTGGAAATACTGGCCACAACAAAAGGGGCTGACGCAAcaacatttttgtattgttttcctaaactttacaaaatgaaatgctcACTGTATAATCAATAGAGATGTACCAATGCACTTGTTTTAAGATTCCGACACCTGTATTCGAATACCTGCCAATACTGGAAATGATACCAGAGCTCGTTTAttttacatcatcattattcattattactattttcattatcagcaTTGATGGGGTTGTTGGTATTATGTGTAAGGTTAGGCCTACATGAGGCTGAAACTGAACTTCAGTACAGTGGTGAAGAGTTCAGCTGATGTTGCAGTACTGTGTTTGGATTCACATTCAGTCAGAGAGCATTATACTTCCGTTTTTGAGagtcaaaatatatatttttttaaataattaaaagagGTATATATGAAGAAATGAATGTAGTCCATAATGACACGATCTCCAAAACAACAGCTACACAGGACcatcagtttttttgttttgctctacTTCCCTCAACAGGATGCAGCTTTCATGGAGAATTCGGACTTGAAATATTCGCTGCTTAAGCTACAGGAAGCCATGAAATAATTTTCCACTGGAAAGGCAGCTGGACAGGTTTTGGACCAAAGTTCTATAAAGATTTCTGTCCTTGCACCTATTGTATGTATTTGAGAATGATTTgagaaactttaaaaacaagagGCTCACATACTCTCTTAGTGAATCAATATATGTGCTTTATTAGATCCTATTACTCTACTAAACGATGATCTATAAATAATaagtattaaaaaattgtctgGGAAAGCATATAGCAAATATCATCCACCCAGACCAAAGAGGATTCATTTTAGGCAGGTACTCCCCCTGTAATGTCAACAAATTTCTCACTGTTCTGTTCCGCTTATGACAAACATGATTGAGCTGCTATATTGCTATTAGGCTACTAATACTGCTATTAGCACGATGTAAATACTGGTGTGTAGCTATCAcgagttctcgttgatcttgtctggcgcagcttccgtagtgcaatcggctgtgagggagactcgcgtgcacacgggagcgtgcctccaggcaaatatagcatagtgactgtttaggctataaaaatgtactaaatgacgttgtttcgagtaaactctggatgtcgccacttcaggacacttggattgcagcgaacgagcagtatggaggaatattacaaagtttttgtgtagctttatggaccttttcctctcggacGCCAtttacgctcgttatatggatgttaacccccgcgggtctccagctgcactttgaggaataagaaactacaccggacttctcatcagcatgagggtgagtcgataatgactgaatgaatttcgttctagagtgaactattcctttaagttttGTAAAGAATCGCACTACATGTGGGTTGGCTGCCTCACTAGTGCTGTAGTTTGGTGCCCTGCATGGCCAACATTAGACTCTTCAATTGGTTTAACAATTAATTTCACTTTCTAGTTCACTTTCCTAATTATTAAGTTTTTAAATCCAAAACACAGCCAAATGCTTGTCTTCTTTCAAGATCAACTGCCAAGTAATGTAAATAAATTTATGCGCAGTGTATGCAGTCCAGTTCACTGTGCCTTTGCAGTTCAGTTCAGCCTTTTTCATTCTGTCGACCTAACATTATTAAAGATGCATTATAATCACTTATTTTATTCTGTCGGCGGATCAAGAATCTTAGACAAATGCTTAATTAAACAAGTTTTCCCCGACCCCAGTTATAACTACAATATCATTTGAAGTCCTGGATTGGAGAATTGACAAGACTTAGCTCAAAATGAAAACCGAGTTCGGGATGGACGTGGTCTAAGCAAGAACCCCCTCTGAGTACTGAGAAGTAATGTTAAAATGCAATAATGACTATTGGCTATCATGGATCGGAACGTCAGCATCGCAGCTGGTGTGACAccattgcaagatggtctcCAATTGTTCCTATAATTCATTTTACACAGTAAACTATGCCAACACATAGTGTAAAGGACCATCTACCTTCTTAACAGCTCCCTGGCCTATCAGCTTCAGCTTGCGGACATCTGCATTTATCTGTGCACACTGGAGCCAGGGGGTGCAGTTCTTCATGGTCACCATTTTAAAGTGTTGAGGTGTACAGCCTACATGAGAGGACATCAGCTGCCTGTCAGCATGATACACAGAGCTTAGATACAGGTAGAGAAGGGCATTGCTGAGGAGCAAAGCAGCAAGGCAAACCACCACCACTGGAACACTGTGAGATATAGTACTGCTACTGGTCCGACTCATGGTGCTCTGCATCTGAAATGGAAAACAAAGGTGGGAAAGAAGAATTCGAGTTTACTAGTACTTAAAAACCAGGctgaaaaacagtgttttgctgCCTTCTCCGGTTCCAAGTTCCAAACCTTTTTCCCCACGACAGTTTGCCTTCCAGGAAAACTGTcattgtgaaaaagaaaatgtgcacaTGTATTCCCATTCCCAATTTAGCCTTACGTTAAGGTTGGACAACATCATTACCACTATTATCACTCAGTAACTGTGGAGGACtccaaatcgcacaaaatgccaatatctacaaaatgtttgtttaaacaagagacggcttatggtagagaaatgaacattcaattcaagggcaacagctctggtggacattcctgcagtcagcatgccaatggcacgctccctcaaaacttgcaacatctgtggcattgtgctgtgtgataaaactgcacatttcagagtggccttttattgtggccagcctaaggcacacctgtgcaataatcatgctgtctaatcagcatcttgatatgccacacctgtgaggtgggatggattatctcggcaaaggagaagttctcactggctgtgtccaaattcaggggctgcagccttcaaggacgcggcctttgcggcccacgagggccgggtccttcggacagaccttgaaggccacatccaccgttgttaaatgg
This portion of the Pagrus major chromosome 12, Pma_NU_1.0 genome encodes:
- the pomk gene encoding protein O-mannose kinase, which gives rise to MQSTMSRTSSSTISHSVPVVVVCLAALLLSNALLYLYLSSVYHADRQLMSSHVGCTPQHFKMVTMKNCTPWLQCAQINADVRKLKLIGQGAVKKVYLAEWKGQKVALSKLSSVDYLDDFLHGLSMLVALQGPQVVQLVGYCLEDNNLVTEHHPLGSLINLDNVLAQEQHQQHNTWQVRLRLAMDYVSILHYLHNSPAGRRVMCDSNSLEKTLSQFLLTSDFHLVVNDVDALPEVDPSRGLLVKCGHRELTGNFVAPEQLWPFRNEGMPFSDDLMPAYDERTDIWKIPDLTWFLMGRVPGGDLVHFHLFQIHEKCKKEDPKLRPSALDVLKVYKSVYSSMVRDNAGFRDML